In Sesamum indicum cultivar Zhongzhi No. 13 linkage group LG8, S_indicum_v1.0, whole genome shotgun sequence, the sequence AAGCAGTTGGATTAGAACAGGAATCGCCCCTTCTTCTGCTAAAACATTTCGAATTTCTCCAACAACAGAAACATTTCTTAGCGCCCCAACGGCGTAGGATTGCGCCGTCAGCGAACCagatttacacaattccattaGAATGGGAACACCCCCATAAGCAGAAATAGCCCAAGAATTATCAGGATCATCAGTGATGAACTCCACAGCCATGGCGGCTTTTTCCTTCATCGGCATTGAACCGCATTCGATGATTCTCAATAAAGGGCCCAAAGCCCCCTCCTCAAACACGCATTTCCGCGGGAAATCACCGGCCGAGACGAGCAATGATACTGCTAGAACCGCCAGTTCTCTAATGGAATCATGACCATTCAGATCGAGCAAGGAAATCAAACAGCCGATATTCCCTTGTTTCGCGACAACAGCGGCGGACTTATCATCCTCCGACAGAAGCTGGATTAACGAGTCCAACGCCTTCCGTTTAAACTCCAGCCCGCCGATCTGGAGCCTAGTAAAGAGGTCTTTGATGAAAAACGCGAGTTCCTCCTTCGAGGAACTCGCCGCGGGGCGAGAGAGAACAATGGCGGTTGACTGGTGGAGTACGCCGGAGCGGAGGAGGAGCTCGAGTTCGTTAATCTGCTTCGACAGCCAACCGGCGGCCATGTCGAGGTCGGACTGCATGAGAAGCTTGCCGCGCCTAACGGAAGAAGCGTCGCAGCAGTGGTGGCAGAGAGTTTCGGTGCGGCGGACAGTGGAGAGCAAGGCGGGCAGCAGCGGAAGGAGGAGAGCATTCTCCGACCAGTGGGGTGAGTCGGAGATTTCGGAGAGGATGGATTTCAGGGAAGCAAGCTTGGCGCGGAGCACNNNNNNNNNNNNNNNNNNNNNNAGAGTGGAGGGTaggaggtggtggaggagTTGGGTTATCTCCTCAAGAGTGTCCGGCGGCGGTGGGTCGG encodes:
- the LOC105168125 gene encoding protein CELLULOSE SYNTHASE INTERACTIVE 1 (The sequence of the model RefSeq protein was modified relative to this genomic sequence to represent the inferred CDS: added 35 bases not found in genome assembly), whose amino-acid sequence is MHSAADPPPPDTLEEITQLLHHLLPSILSITCFASRWQVLRAKLASLKSILSEISDSPHWSENALLLPLLPALLSTVRRTETLCHHCCDASSVRRGKLLMQSDLDMAAGWLSKQINELELLLRSGVLHQSTAIVLSRPAASSSKEELAFFIKDLFTRLQIGGLEFKRKALDSLIQLLSEDDKSAAVVAKQGNIGCLISLLDLNGHDSIRELAVLAVSLLVSAGDFPRKCVFEEGALGPLLRIIECGSMPMKEKAAMAVEFITDDPDNSWAISAYGGVPILMELCKSGSLTAQSYAVGALRNVSVVGEIRNVLAEEGAIPVLIQLLVSGTPSAQGKAANCVSILASTSEYLRDLLLQEKGLQRLLHLFHECSAPDTLEHVLRAIYSLSASDTSYRILSGSTVFVVQIAELIKHGNVMLQHISASLIANLAISDGNKRAVGGCMSSLVKLMESMKPDGMQEVAAKALLSLLSVKSNRKEFVRDEKSLMRLVQMLDPKNEAVSKKFPVAAVAAVMAGGSQGCRKKLVAAGAYGHLQRLAETDVAGAKKALQRLSANRIASILTRTWRE